A single Antechinus flavipes isolate AdamAnt ecotype Samford, QLD, Australia chromosome 5, AdamAnt_v2, whole genome shotgun sequence DNA region contains:
- the BAMBI gene encoding BMP and activin membrane-bound inhibitor homolog isoform X2, whose protein sequence is MDRHSSYIFIWLQIELCAMAILLTKGEIRCYCDAAHCVATGYMCKSELNACFSRLLDPQNTNSPLTHGCLDSLASTADICQAKQAQNHSGTAVPTLECCHEDMCNYRGLHDVLPAPKGEASGQGSRYQHDSSRNLITKVQELTSSKELWFRAAVIAVPIAGGLILVLLIMLALRMLRSENKRLQDQRQQMISRLHYSFHGHHSKKGQVAKLDLECMVPVSGHENCCMTCDKMRQTDLSNEKILSLVHWGMYSGHGKLEFV, encoded by the exons ATGGATCGCCATTCCAGTTACATCTTCATCTGGCTGCAAATCGAGCTGTGCGCCATGGCCATCCTGCTCACCAAAG gtGAAATCCGATGCTACTGTGATGCAGCCCACTGTGTTGCAACTGGCTATATGTGTAAATCGGAGCTGAATGCCTGTTTCTCGAGACTTCTTGACCCCCAGAACACGAATTCCCCACTTACTCATGGCTGCCTGGACTCTCTTGCAAGCACAGCAGACATCTGCCAAGCCAAACAGGCACAAAACCACTCCGGCACCGCTGTGCCCACATTGGAATGTTGTCATGAAGATATGTGCAATTATAGAGGACTGCATGATGTTCTCCCGGCTCCCAAGGGGGAGGCTTCAG GGCAAGGAAGCCGCTATCAGCACGACAGCAGCCGAAATCTCATCACCAAAGTCCAGGAGCTGACCTCTTCCAAGGAACTATGGTTCCGAGCAGCCGTCATCGCGGTCCCCATCGCCGGAGGGCTGATCTTGGTGCTGCTTATCATGCTGGCTCTGAGGATGCTCCGCAGTGAGAACAAGAGACTGCAGGACCAGCGGCAGCAGATGATCTCTCGTTTGCACTATAGTTTTCATGGACACCATTCCAAAAAGGGCCAGGTGGCCAAGTTGGACTTAGAGTGCATGGTCCCGGTCAGCGGGCATGAGAACTGTTGTATGACCTGTGACAAAATGAGACAGACTGACCTCAGCAACGAGAAAATTCTCTCGCTGGTTCATTGGGGAATGTACAGTGGGCATGGGAAGCTGGAATTTGTATGA
- the BAMBI gene encoding BMP and activin membrane-bound inhibitor homolog isoform X1 encodes MDRHSSYIFIWLQIELCAMAILLTKGEIRCYCDAAHCVATGYMCKSELNACFSRLLDPQNTNSPLTHGCLDSLASTADICQAKQAQNHSGTAVPTLECCHEDMCNYRGLHDVLPAPKGEASAGQGSRYQHDSSRNLITKVQELTSSKELWFRAAVIAVPIAGGLILVLLIMLALRMLRSENKRLQDQRQQMISRLHYSFHGHHSKKGQVAKLDLECMVPVSGHENCCMTCDKMRQTDLSNEKILSLVHWGMYSGHGKLEFV; translated from the exons ATGGATCGCCATTCCAGTTACATCTTCATCTGGCTGCAAATCGAGCTGTGCGCCATGGCCATCCTGCTCACCAAAG gtGAAATCCGATGCTACTGTGATGCAGCCCACTGTGTTGCAACTGGCTATATGTGTAAATCGGAGCTGAATGCCTGTTTCTCGAGACTTCTTGACCCCCAGAACACGAATTCCCCACTTACTCATGGCTGCCTGGACTCTCTTGCAAGCACAGCAGACATCTGCCAAGCCAAACAGGCACAAAACCACTCCGGCACCGCTGTGCCCACATTGGAATGTTGTCATGAAGATATGTGCAATTATAGAGGACTGCATGATGTTCTCCCGGCTCCCAAGGGGGAGGCTTCAG CAGGGCAAGGAAGCCGCTATCAGCACGACAGCAGCCGAAATCTCATCACCAAAGTCCAGGAGCTGACCTCTTCCAAGGAACTATGGTTCCGAGCAGCCGTCATCGCGGTCCCCATCGCCGGAGGGCTGATCTTGGTGCTGCTTATCATGCTGGCTCTGAGGATGCTCCGCAGTGAGAACAAGAGACTGCAGGACCAGCGGCAGCAGATGATCTCTCGTTTGCACTATAGTTTTCATGGACACCATTCCAAAAAGGGCCAGGTGGCCAAGTTGGACTTAGAGTGCATGGTCCCGGTCAGCGGGCATGAGAACTGTTGTATGACCTGTGACAAAATGAGACAGACTGACCTCAGCAACGAGAAAATTCTCTCGCTGGTTCATTGGGGAATGTACAGTGGGCATGGGAAGCTGGAATTTGTATGA